The Actinomyces faecalis genome includes the window CAACCGTGCACGGCTGGGTCGCAGCCCTGTACGGCCTCGCGAGCTTCTTGGTGTCCTGCGTACCGTCATCTTCGCCCCTGAGGACCTGAGCCTGGTGCGTGAGGAGCCCGGGGTCCGCCGCCGCTTCCTTGACGACCTCGCGGTGACGTTGCGACCCACGCTCGCCGGAGTGCGCGCCGAGCACGACAAGATCCTCGCCCAGCGCGCCAGCCTGCTGAAGTCGGCGCGGGCCGCCCGCCGGTCGACCGCCTCCATGCTCTCCACCCTCGAGGTCTGGGACGCCCAGCTCGCTGCGGCTGCCGCCACTCTCATCGCCGCCAGGGTCGATGTCGTGCGTCGCCTGCGCCCTTGGCTCGCCTCGGCGTACGAGGCGGTGAGCCAGGCCCAGTCCCCGGTGCACGTGGCCTACCGCTCCAGCCTGCTGGCTCATGAGGGAGCGCCTGATCCTGACCCGCGCACGATGAACGACCTGCAGGACGCCTCCTGGCCTGCCGGGGAGGAGGAGCTGCTCGACCAGGCAGCCACCGCCCAGCGTCTGGAGACCGCAATGGGTCAGCTCCACGCCCGTGAGATCGACCGCGGTGCCAACCTTGTGGGTGCTCACCGTGACGAGCTCTCCCTCTTCCTGGCCGGGCTGCCCGCCAAGGGCTTCGCCTCCCACGGAGAGCAGTGGTCGCTGGCGCTCGCCCTGCGGCTGGCCTCCTACGAGATGCTGCGCCACGACGTCGACGCCTACGGTGGCGACGGCGAGCCTGTCCTCATCCTCGACGACGTCTTCGCCTCCCTGGACGAGGGACGGCGCCGCGCCCTGGCGCAGATGGTGGCCGGGGCGCAGCAGGTGCTGGTGACCGCAGCCGTGCCTCAGGACGTCCCCGATGAGCTGGACGGCGTCCGCATGAGCGTCGAGGCCTCGAGGATCACCCGTGGATAGCCAGGCAGGTCAACCGCGCGGTGGTGACGGCGGCACGCCCAGGGGCAGGAGCGAGGCGGCCCGAAGGGACGTGCCCCTGCCGCAGGACGGGGCCGACGTCGACGCCCTCGCCCTGGCACAGCTTGCCCGGCTGCAGGAGCAGGCCTGGACCGGTGGCGTCGCACGCAGCTCGTTGCGACGCAACGCTGTGGGTGAGGACGGTGTCGCTGCCTGGGACGCTCCACGCGCCAGACGATCGGCTCGGGAGGACGAGGACCCGGAGACGGACCGTGGTCCGGGCCTGCCTCCGGGACGCGACCGACCTGGCCCGACCCGCTTCGACCCGCGTACCGGCAAGCGTGAACTGGCCCGCGCCGTCGTCGAGCGAGGCTGGGCCGGTAAGCTGGCGATGGCACAGGTGGTCGTGGCGTGGGAACGAATCGTCGGTCCCCAGATCGCTGAGCACGCTGAGGTGGTGGCCTTTGAGGAGGGGCGGCTGGACGTCCGCAGCTCCTCCAGCGCCTGGGCCCAGCAGCTGCGGCTCATGATGCCCTCGATCAGTGCGGCCGTGGCCCACGAGCTCGAACGGCTCTACCCGGGCAGACGCGTTCCCGCCGTCGAGATCCGGGTCCTGGGACCGGGGTCGCCCACCTGGAGGCACGGTCGCTTCGGCGGGGCGCGCGGCGGGCGTGGACCGCGAGACACCTACGGGTGAGCGCCGGCGTCGTCGACTGTCTCAGCGTGACCCCTCCCACGTGCCGTGGACGGGACCAGGAATGAGGGGTGACGGCCTGACAGGCTAGAATGGGCTCGGAATAGCCCAAGGTGCGTCGCGAACCTTGCGCAGGTACCCACCTACACGCCGCGGACCGCATCCGTATCACGGCGTTCTGAGAGGTCCTGTCTGCCATCGACGCACAGAACGAGGAGCAGCTGACACGTGTCTGACCAGGACCAGCCTGTGACCACCCCTGAGCCCGGGGCCGAGGCCCGTAGCGGCCACCCTAGCGGCGAGTACGGCGCCAGCGACATCACGGTCCTGGAGGGCCTGGAGGCGGTGCGCAAGCGCCCGGGCATGTACATCGGCTCCACCGGTGAGCGAGGCCTGCACCACCTGGTCTACGAGGTGGTCGACAACTCCGTGGACGAGGCCCTGGCTGGCTTCTGCGACCACATCGAGGTCACCATCCAGGCCGACGGCGGTCTCAAGGTCGTCGACAACGGCCGCGGTATCCCGGTGGACGAGCACCCCACCGAGCACAGGCCCACCGTCGAGGTGGTCATGACCGTCCTGCACGCCGGCGGCAAGTTCGGAGGCGGAGGCTACGCGGTCTCCGGCGGCCTGCACGGTGTGGGTATCTCCGTGGTCAATGCCCTGTCCACCCGTGTGGACACCGAGGTGCGTCGCCAGGGTCACGTGTGGCGCATGAGCTTCGGCGACGGCGGTCACCCCAAGACCCCTCTGGTCATGGGTGAGGAGACCGAGGCCACCGGTACCACCCAGATCTTCTACCCCGACCCGGAGATCTTCGAGACGGTCCAGTTCGACTACGAGACCCTGCGCCGTCGGTTCCAGCAGATGGCCTTCCTCAACAAGGGCCTGCGCATCACGCTGACCGACGAGCGTGAGGGCGTCAACGACGACGGTGACGAGATCACCGGGGACGAGGCCGGGACCGCCGACGACCCGGTCAAGGGCAAGCGCGAGGTCTCCTACTGCTACGCCAACGGCCTGCACGACTACGTCGCCTTCCTCAACAAGTCGAAGAAGGTCGACCTCATCCACCCCGAGATCATCGACTTCGAGGCCGAGAAGGCGCTGGACGAGACCCACGGCATCAGCCTGGAGATCGCCATGCAGTGGACGAGCGCCTACTCCGAGTCCGTCCACACCTACGCCAACACCATCAACACCACCGAGGGCGGTACCCACGAGGAGGGCTTCCGCACGGCCCTGACCACGCTCATCAACAAGTACGGGCGTGAGAAGGGTCTGATCAAGGACCGCGACGACAACCTCACCGGTGACGACATCCGCGAGGGCCTGACCGCGGTCATCTCGGTCAAGCTCTCCGAGCCCCAGTTCGAGGGGCAGACCAAGACCAAGCTGGGCAACACCGAGGCCCGCACCTTCGTCCAGCAGACCGTCTACGACCGCCTGGGTGACTGGCTCGACTCCCACCCGGCTGACGCCAAGGCGGTCATCACCAAGGCCAGCCAGGCGGCGGCCGCGCGCGTGGCGGCCCGCAAGGCCCGCGAGGCTACCCGCCGCAAGGGTGTGCTGGAGTCAGCCTCGATGCCCGGCAAGCTGCGTGACTGCTCCTCGCGCAACGCCGCCGAGTGCGAGATCTTCATCGTCGAGGGAGACTCCGCCGGCGGCTCCGCCGTGGGGGGACGCGATCCCGAGCACCAGGCGATCATGCCGATCCGAGGCAAGATCCTCAACGTGGAGAAGGCGCGCCTGGACCGGGCGCTGTCCAGCGACACGATCCGCTCCCTCATCACCGCCTTCGGCACCGGGATCGGTGAGGACTTCGACATCTCCAGGCTGCGCTACGGCAAGATCGTCATCATGGCCGACGCCGACGTCGACGGCCAGCACATCGCGACCCTGCTGCTCACGCTGCTCTTCCGCTACATGCGTCCCCTCATCGAGCAGGGACACACCTACATCGCCATGCCCCCGCTGTACCGCCTCAAGTGGTCCAACGCGGAGCACGAGTTCGCCTACTCCGACGCCGAGCGCGACCAGCTGCTCAGGGCCGGGGCCGAGGCCGGCCGCCGACTGCCCAAGGAGGGCGGTATCCAGCGGTACAAGGGTCTGGGTGAGATGAACGACCACGAGCTGTGGGAGACCACGATGGACCCCGCTGCCCGCATCCTCAAGCAGGTCACCCTCGACGAGGCCGCGGACGCGGACGAGACCTTCTCCATCCTCATGGGCGACGACGTCGAGCAGCGTCGCTCCTTCATCCAGCGCAACGCCGCTGACGTGAGGTTCCTCGACATCTAGCCCCGCAGCCAGGTGACCGGCCCGGTCACCGTGAGCCGCGCCGTCGAGAGACCAGACCTGACCTGACCAGCAAAGGAAACCCGTGAGCGACGAGACCACCCCGATCAGCGAGCAGACCCACGACCGCATCCAGCCGGTCGACCTCCAGATGGAGATGCAGCGCTCCTACCTCGACTACGCGATGAGCGTCATCGTGGGTCGTGCGCTGCCGGACGTGCGGGACGGCCTCAAGCCCGTCCACCGCCGCGTCCTGTACGCGATGTACGACGGCGGCTACCGCCC containing:
- the gyrB gene encoding DNA topoisomerase (ATP-hydrolyzing) subunit B, whose product is MTTPEPGAEARSGHPSGEYGASDITVLEGLEAVRKRPGMYIGSTGERGLHHLVYEVVDNSVDEALAGFCDHIEVTIQADGGLKVVDNGRGIPVDEHPTEHRPTVEVVMTVLHAGGKFGGGGYAVSGGLHGVGISVVNALSTRVDTEVRRQGHVWRMSFGDGGHPKTPLVMGEETEATGTTQIFYPDPEIFETVQFDYETLRRRFQQMAFLNKGLRITLTDEREGVNDDGDEITGDEAGTADDPVKGKREVSYCYANGLHDYVAFLNKSKKVDLIHPEIIDFEAEKALDETHGISLEIAMQWTSAYSESVHTYANTINTTEGGTHEEGFRTALTTLINKYGREKGLIKDRDDNLTGDDIREGLTAVISVKLSEPQFEGQTKTKLGNTEARTFVQQTVYDRLGDWLDSHPADAKAVITKASQAAAARVAARKAREATRRKGVLESASMPGKLRDCSSRNAAECEIFIVEGDSAGGSAVGGRDPEHQAIMPIRGKILNVEKARLDRALSSDTIRSLITAFGTGIGEDFDISRLRYGKIVIMADADVDGQHIATLLLTLLFRYMRPLIEQGHTYIAMPPLYRLKWSNAEHEFAYSDAERDQLLRAGAEAGRRLPKEGGIQRYKGLGEMNDHELWETTMDPAARILKQVTLDEAADADETFSILMGDDVEQRRSFIQRNAADVRFLDI
- a CDS encoding DUF721 domain-containing protein, translated to MDSQAGQPRGGDGGTPRGRSEAARRDVPLPQDGADVDALALAQLARLQEQAWTGGVARSSLRRNAVGEDGVAAWDAPRARRSAREDEDPETDRGPGLPPGRDRPGPTRFDPRTGKRELARAVVERGWAGKLAMAQVVVAWERIVGPQIAEHAEVVAFEEGRLDVRSSSSAWAQQLRLMMPSISAAVAHELERLYPGRRVPAVEIRVLGPGSPTWRHGRFGGARGGRGPRDTYG
- the recF gene encoding DNA replication/repair protein RecF (All proteins in this family for which functions are known are DNA-binding proteins that assist the filamentation of RecA onto DNA for the initiation of recombination or recombinational repair.), with the translated sequence MYVSDLSLDDFRSYDTLVLSLETGVTAFIGSNGQGKTNLVEAVGYLSNLTSHRVGADSALVRRALPGSPQPAGAVLRAKVVHGERPTVVEIELISGKANRARLGRSPVRPRELLGVLRTVIFAPEDLSLVREEPGVRRRFLDDLAVTLRPTLAGVRAEHDKILAQRASLLKSARAARRSTASMLSTLEVWDAQLAAAAATLIAARVDVVRRLRPWLASAYEAVSQAQSPVHVAYRSSLLAHEGAPDPDPRTMNDLQDASWPAGEEELLDQAATAQRLETAMGQLHAREIDRGANLVGAHRDELSLFLAGLPAKGFASHGEQWSLALALRLASYEMLRHDVDAYGGDGEPVLILDDVFASLDEGRRRALAQMVAGAQQVLVTAAVPQDVPDELDGVRMSVEASRITRG